Genomic DNA from Betta splendens chromosome 10, fBetSpl5.4, whole genome shotgun sequence:
AACGGGTTGTCCCTCCCCTGAAGGAGCCTTTGTTTGCTGCCCAATGCAGAGCGATGATATGAACATACTATAGCGAACGATTCATGTGTGCACTGTGTAACTGTGCCCGTTTAACGAGCTGGATTTGGATTACTTTTTTGCATGATCTGTGTTGCTTCCATTGCCCAGTGTAACGATGGGAAGCGACAGACAACACGGGAGGATGGAATCGTATTTGCTTGTGTTTCATATGGCGCTACTGGTTCTTCTCGGAAAACAGGCTTTTGCTCAAATAAGATACTCTATTCCAGAGGAAGTAAAAGGAGGCACTATTGTCGGAAATGTAGCAAAGGATCTTGGCTTTGACGTCACTTTATTAATTTACCGGCGGATCCGGGTTGTGGCTGGATCTAAAGAGACATTTTTTGAGGTAAACCAGGACAACGGTGCTCTGTATGTCCACAGGAAAATCGACAGAGAGGAGCTGTGTCACGGTAGTGGTGCATGCCTAATAGAATTGAAAATCCTAGTCGAAAACCCTTTGGAAATGCACCATGTAGTTGTAGAAATCACTGATGTCAACGATCATTCGCCTAGTTTCGTTGAAAAAGAGCAGGCTTTTGAAATATTCGAACAGACCTTGCCTGGAAGGCGCTTGCAGCTGCACACCGCCCGTGACCCGGATGCTGGAGTTAATTCTGTTCGTACGTACACTTTGACTTTAAATGGACATTTCGAAATAGATGTTCGTGAAAGCGATGAGGAGAAAATACCGTTTTTAGTGCTGAAAAAACCCTTGGACAGGGAACAAACCAGCAAATATGAATTAATTGTTACAGCTCTTGACGGAGGTAAACCTCAAAGATCAGGGACATTAAATGTTACCGTTATTGTTCTCGATAGTAATGATAATCGTCCAGTGTTTAGTCAGGACGTCTACCAGATTGCTGTGAAAGAGAACGTTGTACTTGGGacgttaatatttaaaatgaacgCGACTGATCCTGACGAAAGCTCTAATGGGGTCATTGAATACAGTCTTGGAAAAACCCTTAAGAAAAATGTTTACGACATTTTTGAACTGGACAAACGTACCGGCGAAATAAGAGTAAAAGGAAAAGTTGACTTTGAGGAGAACGACATTTACAAACTAGACGTTGAGGCAACCGATAAAGGAACACCCCCACTTACAGGTGAGTGTAGAGTCATCATAAAAGTAATAGACGTCAATGACAACCCACCGGAAATTGAAGTAACGTCACTGTCAAATACGGTGCCAGAAGACTCGAAGCCTGGAACCGTAATTTCACTCATTAGTTTGACGGACAAAGACTCAGAGGTGAATGGAAAAATACTAGCAAGTTTAACACCCGGTTTACCATTTGAGTTAAAGCCTTCATATAAGGAAAACATATATTCGGTGGTTACCAAGAGATTTTTAGATCGAGAGGACGTTCCAGAATATGATATAACAATAGAAGCCGCAGACTGTGGTGAACCTCCTCTATCCACGTATAAAACCTTAAGTATTCAGATATTAGACGTAAATGACAACAGCCCACGTTTTGACATAAATCCTTTACAATTTTATGTAGTAGAAAATAATGACATTGGAGCGTCACTATTTTCTGTAAGCGCAACGGACAAAGATGTGAGTAATAATGCAGTTATTTCTTATCATATTAGTAAAGGAGGGGGTCAAAACGACATTATGTCTATTATCACTATTAATTCAGATAATGGACAAATTTCAGCGCTGAAAAGTTTTGACTTTGAGACCCTGAAGACGTTCCAGTTCCAAGTcgtggcctcagactctgggactccgtcactgagcagcaacgtcacagtgaacgtgttcatcctggatcagaacgacaacgctccagtcatcctgtatccagtcagctccaacggttctgctgaaggtgtggaggagatTCCCCGCAATGTGAACGCAGGACACTTGGTGACTAAAGTCAGAGCCTATGACGCTGATATAGGATATAACGGCTGGTTactgttctcactgcagcaggtcactgaccacagtctctttggcttggaccgctacacaggacagatcagaacactgcgctcattcacagagacagacgaggctgAGCATAAACTGCTCATACTGGTCAAAGACAATGGCAACGTCTCACTCTCAGCAACAGCTACTGTGCTGGTGAAACTGGTGGAGCCCAAAGAGGCGTTTGCAGCTTCTGATGTCAAAAGTTCAGCAAAACTCGATGAGGAGAATAATGTGACTTTCTACCTGATGATAACTTTGGGCTCAGTTTCAGCActtttcctcatcagcatcattgtgctgattgcaatgcagtgctcaaagtccacagactatacttctaaatatctgcaggagcctaattatgacgggacactgtgtcacagcatccagtacaGATCTGGAGACAAGCGCTACATGTTAGTTGGACCCAGGATGAGTGTAGGATCTACTATAGTCCCAGGAAGCCACGCAAACACTCTGGTGCTTCCTGACAGGAGGAGAGCATCTGAAGAGGTAAGACAAACTTATAGACATAAGATTTCACTTTAGGATATTAATTTTggatatttacattttttctgtTAAATTTTTAAGACTAATACATAAAAACATATAGTATGTCATAAAGTTCTGGTTACAGTTGTTTCAGGTATTCAAAGTTACCTCTTAAAACATACgctgtttgacttgttttgagtAACATTCTCAGTTACGCATGGTGTGATGCTGTCCATGGTACTGAAGCTGGCTATGGTGAATCTTTCATCGAGTGTCTGGTAGAGCATGCATTTTGGTGGCTACAATGACAGCTGTGCATTGTCCAAGGTGCCAGACGTTTGctttagttatttaataattGCATCCAGCGAAATAAATAGACTTAGTGGTCGATATCAAATCTACCCGTGTTTGCATGTCAGCGATTGTTTCAAGGTAGATTTGTAGCATAGTGAAACAATGTATTCGTGTTTTCTGTGAAGGGCTCTCTATTTTTGTATGAGGGCAGTGAATGTTCCACTGGGTGTCAGTGTTACAGTACAGATTCCGTGAGGCCTCAGTAAAGATAGACTCTGCCCCTTTTAAAGAGCTCACTTTTCACATGGAGCACAAAGACTCTCATCGTCTAGGAATTATGCTGTATCGTTTCAGCATCAGCGTGCTTATCTGAAATATTATCTCCAgataattgtttgttttttaaattgaaacCATTCGTTAAGGCTAATCTGAAATAAAAACCGCCAAAGAGACAAAGGATAATTTGAAAGAATGACGTCTTGTTCGCATCTCCTGCTTCTATCGCTACTTTTTTGCTTCAGTGGACGGATTGCAGCCCAGATAAAATACTCGATACCTGAGGAAGTTAAAGTGGGAACTGTTGTAGGAAATGTTGCCAAGGACTTGGGTCTGGATGTCAGCACGTTGATGAACAGGCGATTTCGGCTTGTGTCCGGAGCCCAGGACGCTCTTTTCGAGGTAAACACGAACAATGGGGTTTTGCACGTTCAAAAGAATCTCGATCGAGAAAAAATGTGCGATGGAAGCGGAGCCTGTTTAATAGATCTGAAATTTGTTCTTGAGAATCCGCTCGAAATCCACTATGTCACAGTGGAAATTACGGACACTAACGACCATGTACCGAGTTTTATCGAGAAAGAAAAGATAATCGAAATAGCGGAAACCACACTACCAGGAGCACGATTTCAGCTACCAGGCGCGCGTGATCCAGATCTTGGAATAAATTCGGTTCAGCGCTACAAACTCAATCAAAACGATAATTTTAATCTTGAGATTCGAGATAGAGGAGAGGATAAAATCCCTTTTTTAGTGCTGCAGAGGACGCTGGACAGAGAACACAAATCAAACCACAGCTTGGTTTTAACCGCTATAGACGGAGGGACACCGGCGCATTCAGCTCATCTGAACATTACAATTAAGGTTCTTGATATTAATGATAACAGACCCGCATTTTCCAAAGAGGTTTACTCTGCGATATTAGAAGAGAACGCTCCGCTAGGCACGACTGTAATAAAGGTCCACGCAACTGATCTTGACGAGGGCATAAATGGAGAGGTGGAGTACGCTTTTGGAGGCGACATCAATTCCGCTGTGTTAAGACTGTTTAGTTTGGACAGAAATGTGGGTGAAATTCGCGTCAACGGACAAATTGATTATGAGACCACTGATGTTTTCAAGTTAGACATCCAAGCTTCAGATAAAGGCCAGCCACCGATGACAACTGACTGTAGGGTCATAATAAAAATCCAAGATGTCAATGACAATAAACCAGAGATCGAGGTGACGTCGTTATCAACTATGGTCCCAGAGGATTCAAAGCAGGGGACGGTGATTTCTCTTATTAGCGTTACAGACATTGATGCAGGGCTGAATGGGAAAGTCATATGCAGTCTAACAGGAAACTTGCCATTTGAATTAAAGCCGTCGTTTAAAGAAAACATGTATTCATTGGTGATAAAGGGAGCACTAGATAGAGAAACTGTGTCCCATTATGACATCACAATAACAGCTACAGACTGTGGTGATCCGTCTCTGTCCACTTTAAAGTCTCTAAGTATCGAAATAGCAGATGTGAATGATAATGTCCCGATGTTTTCAAACACCCCTCTGCAG
This window encodes:
- the LOC114864332 gene encoding protocadherin alpha-8-like isoform X22 is translated as MGSDRQHGRMESYLLVFHMALLVLLGKQAFAQIRYSIPEEVKGGTIVGNVAKDLGFDVTLLIYRRIRVVAGSKETFFEVNQDNGALYVHRKIDREELCHGSGACLIELKILVENPLEMHHVVVEITDVNDHSPSFVEKEQAFEIFEQTLPGRRLQLHTARDPDAGVNSVRTYTLTLNGHFEIDVRESDEEKIPFLVLKKPLDREQTSKYELIVTALDGGKPQRSGTLNVTVIVLDSNDNRPVFSQDVYQIAVKENVVLGTLIFKMNATDPDESSNGVIEYSLGKTLKKNVYDIFELDKRTGEIRVKGKVDFEENDIYKLDVEATDKGTPPLTGECRVIIKVIDVNDNPPEIEVTSLSNTVPEDSKPGTVISLISLTDKDSEVNGKILASLTPGLPFELKPSYKENIYSVVTKRFLDREDVPEYDITIEAADCGEPPLSTYKTLSIQILDVNDNSPRFDINPLQFYVVENNDIGASLFSVSATDKDVSNNAVISYHISKGGGQNDIMSIITINSDNGQISALKSFDFETLKTFQFQVVASDSGTPSLSSNVTVNVFILDQNDNAPVILYPVSSNGSAEGVEEIPRNVNAGHLVTKVRAYDADIGYNGWLLFSLQQVTDHSLFGLDRYTGQIRTLRSFTETDEAEHKLLILVKDNGNVSLSATATVLVKLVEPKEAFAASDVKSSAKLDEENNVTFYLMITLGSVSALFLISIIVLIAMQCSKSTDYTSKYLQEPNYDGTLCHSIQYRSGDKRYMLVGPRMSVGSTIVPGSHANTLVLPDRRRASEEPKAPNTDWRYSASLRAGGVMQSSVHMEESSVMQGAQGVLVQNWPTVSSAADGEGGEVSPPMGAGVDSNSWHFRYGPGGPGAPPQHLKPGEVPPEAFIIPGSPAIISIRQNQGGEDDKSDFITFGKKEEAKKKKKKKKDKKDKKDKGKDDGDE
- the LOC114864932 gene encoding protocadherin alpha-8-like, with product MTSCSHLLLLSLLFCFSGRIAAQIKYSIPEEVKVGTVVGNVAKDLGLDVSTLMNRRFRLVSGAQDALFEVNTNNGVLHVQKNLDREKMCDGSGACLIDLKFVLENPLEIHYVTVEITDTNDHVPSFIEKEKIIEIAETTLPGARFQLPGARDPDLGINSVQRYKLNQNDNFNLEIRDRGEDKIPFLVLQRTLDREHKSNHSLVLTAIDGGTPAHSAHLNITIKVLDINDNRPAFSKEVYSAILEENAPLGTTVIKVHATDLDEGINGEVEYAFGGDINSAVLRLFSLDRNVGEIRVNGQIDYETTDVFKLDIQASDKGQPPMTTDCRVIIKIQDVNDNKPEIEVTSLSTMVPEDSKQGTVISLISVTDIDAGLNGKVICSLTGNLPFELKPSFKENMYSLVIKGALDRETVSHYDITITATDCGDPSLSTLKSLSIEIADVNDNVPMFSNTPLQLYLTENNVPGASIFSVSAFDEDLNDNAAVSYRIIRGEGGHNDMATFLNINLENGQISALKSFDFETLKTFQFQVVASDSGTPSLSSNVTVNVFILDQNDNAPVILYPVSSNGSAEGVEEIPRNVNAGHLVTKVRAYDADIGYNGWLLFSLQQVTDHSLFGLDRYTGQIRTLRSFTETDEAEHKLLILVKDNGNVSLSATATVLVKLVEPKEAFAASDVKSSAKHDEENNVTFYLMITLGSVSALFLISIIVLIAMQCSKSTDYTSKYLQEPNYDGTLCHSIQYRSGDKRYMLVGPRMSVGSTIVPGSHANTLVLPDRRKTSEEVRMF